AGGGTTTATACTGGAACACTATAAAGATCAGCTGCATATTTCCGAAGAATTTATAGATTACTGTAAAAGTAAAATCGGGAAAAGCACCAGATATTTAACGAAAGAAAGCAACAAATACAATAGTCAATGGAGATTGGTTGTTCCAGAGGGTATTTTTCAAATTGTAGAGCAGGGAGGGATGCCCCTTGTATAACTATGACAAAAACTATATTTCTCAAAGAGCGTCCAAATTCGGATTTATCCGGGATACATTGGAAAAGGTGTATCGTTTAGCGGATATCTTAGAATATATAAACAGTGATCCAATATTGAAGGGTAAATTAGCTTTAAAAGGTGGAACTGCAATAAATTTAACAATATTTAATCTTCCGAGATTGTCTATAGATATTGACCTTGATTATTTAGGAAATGACAGCAAAGAAGAAATGCTGCAAAACAGAATGGTGATAAACACAGCTCTTGCAAAATTTATGACGCTTAACGGTTACAGGCTCAGCCCCAAAACAAAAACACCTCACAGTCTTGATTCCTGGATTTATGAGTATGTTAATTGCGTTGGCAACAAAGATACCATTAAGATAGAAATTAACTATTCTTTAAGAATGCATATTTTTCCGGTACAAGAAATGAAAATTATTACAGAACACTTTGAAAGTGAATATAATCTGAATTGCCTTAATGCTCTTGAGATTTTCGGTAGCAAGATTAATAATGCGCTCATAAGCAGGGCTGCGGCACGAGATTTATATGATGTTTATAATATGATTAAGTTTAGGCTGTTTGATGAAAGTGAAGAACAGCTTCTCAGAAAATGTGTGGTATTTTACGCTGCAATATCAGCCAAGGAAATAAATAAAAGCTTTGATACAGGGGCTATTGATGGCATTACAAAATATAAAATCAGGACTGATTTGTTTCCGGTGTTAACCAAACATGATCTATTTGACTTGGATTCAGCTAAAAAGCCCGTAAAGGAATATATTTCAGAATTAATGGCATTAACACCTCAGGAACAGGAATTCTTGGAGCAGTTTGAAGCAAAAGAGTATAAGCCGGAGCTGCTGTTCGATGATGCTGATATTATTTGTCGCATCAAATCACACTCAATGGCATTGTGGAAGATCAGACAGTGAGATGAAAATTAGGTTTAGTATGAGAGAAGAATTGCGGAATTACAGCAACCTTTAGGAACAAGTAAAGGAGGGGTAAAGGTGAGCAAAGCAGGAGCAAAACATTCGGAAGTGAAAGAGCTTTTAATGAAAGATGAAGTGTTTAAAGAAGAATATGAAAAGCTGAAGCTGCGGGAGGAATTGCTGGGAGTGGAACAGGACCGCTTGGATGGCCACGAGGACTGCAATCCTGAGGAGTTGGATAAATATCTGGATGGTATCATAGAAGATGTAGGGCGAGAAAAAGATAGTGCAACATAAGTATAATATAGCGAACTTATTACCTATTTTATTCGCTGCGCCTTACACTGAAGGAAAGTGGCGACGAAGCCGAAAGATCCGGTCTGAAATTTGAAAAGCTAGGCGGCGTCCTAAAAGGCGTCGGTGCGGCCATGGGCGCTGCGGCGGTCGCGGCAGGCGCGGCTGCCGTCAAG
The nucleotide sequence above comes from Bacillota bacterium. Encoded proteins:
- a CDS encoding nucleotidyl transferase AbiEii/AbiGii toxin family protein codes for the protein MYNYDKNYISQRASKFGFIRDTLEKVYRLADILEYINSDPILKGKLALKGGTAINLTIFNLPRLSIDIDLDYLGNDSKEEMLQNRMVINTALAKFMTLNGYRLSPKTKTPHSLDSWIYEYVNCVGNKDTIKIEINYSLRMHIFPVQEMKIITEHFESEYNLNCLNALEIFGSKINNALISRAAARDLYDVYNMIKFRLFDESEEQLLRKCVVFYAAISAKEINKSFDTGAIDGITKYKIRTDLFPVLTKHDLFDLDSAKKPVKEYISELMALTPQEQEFLEQFEAKEYKPELLFDDADIICRIKSHSMALWKIRQ
- a CDS encoding toxin-antitoxin system, antitoxin component, PHD family protein, whose product is MSKAGAKHSEVKELLMKDEVFKEEYEKLKLREELLGVEQDRLDGHEDCNPEELDKYLDGIIEDVGREKDSAT